In one window of Chryseobacterium sp. JV274 DNA:
- a CDS encoding glycosyltransferase family 2 protein: protein MNISGLIITYNEEKNIQAVLESFDFCNEIVVIDSFSTDKTVEIAKKFPNVKVVQNTFEDFTKQRNLALDSAKNDWVLFLDGDERLTPALKQEIIGELNKPGQKDAYYFYRKFFFAQKPIHFSGTQSDKNFRLFRKSKARYMAGKKVHETLEVNGTIGILKNKLLHYSVSDYESYRKKMIHYGVLKGKELAAKGKKYNVLVQYLKTAFKFFKAYIMRLGILDGKEGYQLSYLQSLSVFKTYESLKKEQN from the coding sequence ATGAATATAAGTGGTTTAATCATAACATATAATGAAGAAAAAAATATACAGGCTGTCCTTGAGTCTTTTGATTTCTGTAATGAAATAGTAGTGATAGACTCATTTAGCACGGATAAAACTGTAGAAATTGCAAAGAAATTCCCTAATGTAAAAGTGGTTCAAAATACATTTGAAGACTTTACAAAGCAAAGAAATTTGGCTCTGGATTCTGCAAAAAATGACTGGGTTCTATTTTTGGACGGTGATGAAAGGCTTACACCAGCCCTGAAGCAGGAAATTATAGGTGAGCTGAATAAACCCGGGCAAAAAGATGCCTATTATTTTTACAGGAAATTCTTTTTTGCTCAGAAACCGATTCATTTTTCAGGAACACAGTCTGATAAAAATTTCAGGCTTTTCAGAAAATCGAAGGCCAGATACATGGCAGGGAAAAAGGTACACGAAACTCTGGAAGTCAACGGAACCATTGGGATTTTAAAAAATAAATTACTACATTACTCCGTTTCAGATTATGAATCTTATAGAAAAAAAATGATTCATTACGGAGTTTTAAAGGGGAAAGAACTGGCTGCAAAAGGGAAAAAGTACAATGTTTTAGTGCAATATCTTAAAACAGCTTTTAAATTCTTTAAAGCCTACATAATGAGATTAGGTATTTTAGACGGAAAAGAAGGGTATCAGTTATCTTACCTGCAATCTTTAAGCGTTTTCAAAACCTATGAATCATTAAAAAAAGAGCAAAATTAG
- a CDS encoding glycosyltransferase, whose protein sequence is MSLSVNYHGFFDGNFGISEATRLNALALETIGIKVNRINYSSETFERIDTGSETSSSINVFHININFINNFFSKNQDLNLKDHYNIIYWAWEFPEVSDKVVEILNVFDELWVPSDFCVNIFTKYTGIPVIRFSHPIQKMAESKDFELGQYTISSDSKIYLTIFDSLSTTIRKNPEATLEAFTTVFKEDKNSVLIVKTHNLERSKDAQKALEAYNNIPNVVIINEHFSKEKLHSLIQQSDVLISLHGSEGFGLTMAEAMAYGKIVVGTGYSGNLDFMNVNNSFLIQYDFIKTSNTKGLIDEGLTLAKPSLKDAVEKLQYIKNNFDSLTSMREKAKSQIAENFSIQSIGDLFKIRLGSIDGFGKKESSGGSDVNNVFYLSEIERLNTRVNYLERTLYNKIRKKVNAFFKKGRK, encoded by the coding sequence ATGTCATTAAGTGTAAATTACCATGGTTTTTTTGACGGAAATTTTGGAATTTCTGAAGCAACCAGACTGAATGCCTTAGCATTGGAAACAATCGGTATCAAAGTAAACCGGATTAATTATTCCAGCGAAACTTTTGAGAGAATTGATACAGGTTCCGAAACATCATCTTCGATTAATGTTTTCCACATTAACATCAATTTTATTAACAATTTTTTCTCTAAGAATCAGGATCTGAATCTTAAGGATCATTATAACATTATTTACTGGGCCTGGGAATTTCCCGAAGTTTCCGATAAAGTTGTCGAAATATTAAATGTTTTTGATGAGCTTTGGGTTCCAAGTGATTTCTGTGTCAATATATTCACAAAATATACGGGAATTCCGGTCATCAGATTTTCTCACCCGATTCAAAAGATGGCAGAATCTAAGGATTTTGAACTGGGCCAGTATACTATTTCTTCAGATTCAAAGATCTATCTTACGATTTTTGACTCTTTGAGTACGACCATCAGAAAAAACCCGGAAGCGACACTTGAAGCTTTCACAACGGTTTTCAAAGAGGATAAAAATAGTGTTCTTATTGTAAAAACACACAATCTTGAAAGAAGCAAAGATGCTCAGAAAGCTTTGGAAGCCTACAATAATATCCCGAACGTGGTTATCATTAATGAACATTTTTCAAAGGAAAAGCTGCATTCTCTGATTCAGCAGTCTGATGTTTTGATTTCTCTTCATGGTTCGGAAGGTTTTGGGCTTACAATGGCAGAAGCCATGGCTTATGGAAAAATTGTAGTCGGAACCGGTTATTCCGGAAACCTTGATTTCATGAATGTAAATAACAGTTTTCTCATTCAGTATGATTTCATCAAAACCTCCAATACAAAAGGATTGATCGACGAAGGTTTAACACTTGCTAAACCAAGTCTGAAAGATGCTGTTGAAAAACTCCAATACATCAAAAACAATTTTGATAGTCTGACCTCAATGAGAGAAAAGGCAAAATCACAAATCGCTGAGAATTTTTCTATCCAGTCTATCGGGGATTTATTCAAAATAAGACTGGGTTCCATTGATGGTTTTGGTAAAAAAGAAAGCAGCGGAGGCAGTGATGTAAATAATGTTTTCTATTTGAGCGAAATTGAAAGATTAAACACCAGAGTCAATTATCTTGAACGTACTCTTTATAATAAAATAAGAAAAAAAGTAAACGCGTTTTTTAAAAAAGGCAGAAAATAA
- a CDS encoding glycosyltransferase family 4 protein: MKDKIAIVVQRYGLEINGGAELHARLLAEKLSAIYDIEIITTCAIEFERWDNHYPEGIEIINDIKVRRFKTLKKDLKKFNELSKIARNLYKYYSRKLSVLNFPYLLYKRFKYNKKDFNFNEWLEVQGPYSNDLIQFIKDKKENYKAFIFFTYLYHPTNIGIREVADKSILIPTAHDEPQFYLDGYSQLFSLPEFIMYNTQIEKDFVEKVYPQAQKLKSEIAGIGFDDYDVTSGTLPQDLYQNKYFIYIGRIVEDKGCVMMIEYFKDFKEKKPEYRDIKLVLVGKNSLDEKITQGDDIILTGFVDHELKNALLANASALIMPSFYESLSLITLEAMLLKVPVIVNKNCEVLYSHIEKSETGKSFTDSNEFSEALTFYLQQTQENLISEGNKAKDYVLKNYSWDTIINKFNSAIKSL, translated from the coding sequence ATGAAAGACAAAATTGCAATAGTAGTCCAAAGATATGGATTGGAGATCAACGGAGGCGCAGAGCTTCACGCAAGATTACTAGCTGAAAAATTATCTGCCATCTATGATATTGAAATTATTACAACCTGTGCTATAGAATTCGAACGTTGGGATAATCATTATCCGGAAGGAATTGAAATCATCAACGACATTAAAGTAAGAAGATTTAAAACTTTAAAAAAAGACTTAAAAAAATTCAACGAGCTAAGTAAAATAGCTCGTAACTTATATAAGTATTATAGCAGAAAGCTAAGTGTTCTAAACTTCCCTTATTTGCTTTATAAGAGATTTAAATACAACAAAAAAGATTTTAATTTCAATGAATGGTTAGAAGTACAGGGACCCTATTCCAATGATTTAATTCAATTTATAAAAGACAAAAAAGAAAATTATAAGGCTTTTATTTTCTTCACCTATTTATACCACCCTACCAATATAGGTATAAGAGAAGTTGCTGATAAAAGCATTCTCATTCCTACGGCACACGATGAGCCTCAGTTTTATCTTGATGGCTATTCTCAATTGTTTTCTCTTCCAGAATTCATCATGTATAATACTCAGATTGAAAAGGATTTTGTGGAGAAAGTTTACCCTCAGGCCCAAAAATTAAAATCTGAAATTGCAGGAATTGGTTTCGATGATTATGACGTTACATCAGGCACATTACCGCAGGATCTTTATCAGAACAAATATTTCATTTATATTGGAAGAATTGTTGAAGACAAAGGCTGTGTCATGATGATTGAATATTTTAAAGATTTTAAAGAAAAAAAACCTGAATATCGCGATATAAAGTTAGTTTTGGTAGGTAAAAATTCTCTTGATGAAAAAATAACTCAGGGAGATGATATTATCCTGACAGGATTTGTAGATCATGAGCTTAAAAATGCGTTGCTGGCAAATGCAAGTGCACTTATAATGCCTTCGTTTTATGAAAGTCTGTCATTAATTACATTAGAAGCCATGTTACTGAAAGTTCCTGTCATTGTAAACAAAAACTGTGAAGTACTGTATTCGCATATTGAAAAGAGTGAAACCGGGAAAAGCTTCACAGACAGTAATGAATTTTCCGAGGCTCTGACTTTTTACTTACAGCAAACACAGGAAAATCTGATTTCAGAGGGTAATAAAGCAAAAGATTACGTCTTGAAAAACTATTCATGGGACACTATTATCAATAAATTTAATTCAGCCATCAAATCTTTATAA
- a CDS encoding glycosyltransferase, which yields MGILKKIKKHFERKEKLKYLQSKDIVNINLFDDSKKTILFASRDFPAHDKESGANRLKELILIYKELGYNCILFAPHIFEDDSYVKFYQQHDVIVYIENNKYKNIYDFLSSFKKVDYIWFNGPLALNLFYKKMKALLPSTRFIYDMVDIHFLRFKRAIELEPTRISLKKNYKHFFRLETVVAPQLDYIIAISDKEKEIMSQYADKNKIITISNIHYPKIDISERKNFSESKGITFIGSIHEPNIDAVKFLYEKIMPIVWKTNPELEVSIIGNVSEKLDLKLYPKFKFLGFVESIEEHFMNSKIMVAPLRFGAGVKGKIGQAFEYFFPVVTTDIGAEGMKLTDKKNVLIANDENSFAEAIIQLNINEELWNTLSQHSVDSLRAFSPEEVKEKLKTL from the coding sequence ATGGGAATCTTAAAAAAAATAAAAAAACACTTCGAAAGAAAAGAAAAGCTCAAATATCTTCAATCTAAGGATATAGTCAATATCAATCTGTTTGACGATTCCAAAAAAACAATTCTGTTTGCTTCAAGAGATTTTCCTGCCCATGATAAAGAATCCGGGGCTAACAGACTGAAAGAACTCATATTAATCTACAAAGAATTAGGATACAACTGCATTTTATTTGCTCCTCATATTTTTGAAGACGATTCATATGTAAAGTTTTATCAGCAGCATGATGTTATCGTGTATATAGAGAACAATAAATATAAGAATATCTATGATTTCCTGTCTTCCTTTAAAAAGGTAGATTATATTTGGTTTAATGGGCCCCTTGCCCTGAATCTGTTTTACAAAAAAATGAAGGCTCTTCTCCCTTCTACCCGATTCATTTATGATATGGTGGATATTCATTTTTTAAGGTTTAAAAGAGCGATTGAACTGGAACCAACCCGTATTTCTTTAAAGAAAAATTACAAGCATTTCTTCCGCCTGGAAACGGTTGTTGCACCACAGCTGGACTACATTATTGCCATCTCGGATAAAGAGAAAGAGATTATGAGCCAGTACGCGGATAAAAATAAGATCATTACCATATCGAACATTCACTATCCTAAAATTGATATTTCAGAAAGGAAGAACTTTAGTGAAAGTAAAGGAATCACCTTCATCGGGTCTATCCATGAACCGAATATTGATGCGGTAAAGTTCCTTTATGAAAAAATAATGCCCATTGTCTGGAAAACAAATCCTGAACTGGAAGTAAGTATCATTGGAAATGTTTCCGAAAAATTGGACCTTAAACTATATCCTAAGTTTAAATTTTTAGGGTTTGTAGAAAGCATTGAAGAGCATTTCATGAATTCTAAAATCATGGTGGCTCCTTTACGGTTTGGGGCTGGGGTAAAAGGAAAAATAGGGCAAGCCTTTGAATACTTTTTCCCGGTGGTTACCACAGACATTGGTGCTGAAGGGATGAAGCTTACAGATAAAAAAAATGTATTGATTGCCAATGACGAAAACAGTTTTGCAGAAGCAATCATTCAGCTGAATATTAATGAAGAACTTTGGAATACATTAAGCCAACATTCTGTGGACAGTCTGAGAGCATTTTCACCGGAAGAAGTAAAAGAAAAACTTAAAACATTATAA